Proteins from one Sulfurihydrogenibium sp. genomic window:
- a CDS encoding YraN family protein, whose product MDKTQKGKFFEDRAVKYLESIGYKVLLRNYRSKYGEIDIIAETNNVIVFVEVKGRFTESFGSGEESITKKKIDKIVKTALQFIEENNLQEKDFRFDVVAFKGNQIFHLENAFSLE is encoded by the coding sequence TTGGATAAAACACAGAAAGGTAAATTTTTTGAAGATAGGGCTGTAAAGTATTTAGAATCAATTGGCTATAAAGTTTTACTTAGAAACTACAGGTCTAAGTATGGTGAAATTGACATAATAGCTGAAACAAATAATGTAATTGTTTTTGTAGAAGTTAAGGGAAGGTTTACAGAAAGTTTTGGCAGTGGTGAAGAGAGTATAACAAAGAAAAAAATAGATAAGATCGTAAAAACAGCACTACAATTTATTGAAGAGAATAATCTGCAGGAAAAAGATTTTAGGTTTGATGTGGTTGCCTTTAAAGGCAACCAAATTTTTCATTTAGAGAATGCTTTTAGCTTGGAATAA
- a CDS encoding peptidylprolyl isomerase, which produces MKKTIILNVFLILLIALSFTFNNKAKADDGYELFDKVVLVVNGEPVLKSDLEFAKNWYNIKDDKEAEEKIINSLLLAQQARRMGISVSPQELDNAVLNIAKANGIDDLETFKKKLEDSGISYSKLKEFLARDMLANRLLHLYMREKASKGIIEGTKEDVKTVRLIFISKNRPDYQEVLSKLDKELNKNNFSEFASKYSDDKFTAENKGLIGEIKKGDLVKELDKAIFSHKAGDIFKVETNEGAYFIYIEKEENKLIPKTEMSEKEVEKLKKEYDLLLKKLKEQAVIQRLG; this is translated from the coding sequence ATGAAAAAAACAATCATTTTGAATGTATTTTTAATTCTTTTGATAGCCTTATCATTTACCTTTAACAACAAAGCCAAAGCAGATGATGGTTATGAGCTTTTTGATAAAGTTGTGCTTGTTGTAAATGGAGAGCCTGTCTTAAAGTCAGATTTAGAGTTTGCGAAAAACTGGTATAACATCAAAGATGATAAAGAAGCTGAAGAAAAGATAATAAACTCACTGCTTTTAGCACAACAGGCAAGAAGAATGGGTATTTCTGTGTCTCCACAGGAATTAGATAACGCAGTTTTAAACATAGCAAAAGCAAATGGGATTGATGATTTAGAAACTTTTAAGAAAAAACTTGAAGATAGTGGAATTTCTTATTCAAAATTAAAAGAATTTTTAGCAAGAGATATGCTCGCTAACAGACTGCTCCATCTATACATGAGAGAAAAAGCATCAAAAGGTATCATTGAAGGTACTAAGGAAGATGTTAAAACAGTAAGACTTATTTTTATCTCAAAAAATAGACCTGACTATCAAGAAGTTTTATCAAAGCTTGATAAAGAATTAAACAAAAATAATTTTAGCGAGTTTGCATCTAAATATTCAGATGATAAATTTACTGCTGAAAATAAAGGTTTGATAGGAGAAATCAAAAAAGGAGACCTTGTTAAAGAACTTGACAAAGCGATCTTTTCACACAAAGCAGGGGATATTTTTAAAGTTGAAACAAACGAAGGAGCGTATTTTATTTACATAGAAAAAGAAGAGAATAAACTCATTCCTAAAACTGAAATGAGCGAAAAAGAAGTAGAAAAGCTTAAAAAAGAATACGATTTATTGTTGAAAAAACTTAAAGAGCAGGCTGTAATTCAAAGGCTTGGATAA
- a CDS encoding DUF29 domain-containing protein, whose translation MAVKSLNKEEIKDLYNKDFYQWIIENVELLKNKEFNLVDWEHVIEELESMGRSELRSVISFMTVILEHLYKYEHFRENETMGDSWIDSIDNARTELEWLFNDSPSLKRKAQEEIDLAWKSAVRRLVKWFKKPENHHLAKKYFGKIPTEQDFPKKCPYTFQQILEYEPWIEN comes from the coding sequence ATGGCTGTAAAATCGCTTAATAAAGAAGAAATAAAAGATTTGTACAACAAAGATTTTTACCAATGGATTATAGAAAATGTAGAATTATTAAAAAATAAAGAGTTTAACTTAGTAGACTGGGAGCATGTTATCGAGGAGCTTGAGAGTATGGGAAGAAGCGAGCTTAGAAGTGTAATTAGTTTTATGACTGTGATTTTAGAACATCTTTATAAGTATGAACATTTTAGAGAAAACGAAACGATGGGAGATAGCTGGATTGATAGTATAGATAATGCCAGAACCGAATTAGAATGGTTATTTAATGATAGTCCTTCGTTAAAAAGAAAAGCCCAGGAAGAAATAGACTTAGCATGGAAAAGTGCAGTTAGAAGATTAGTTAAATGGTTTAAAAAACCGGAAAATCATCATTTAGCTAAAAAATATTTTGGCAAAATACCAACAGAGCAAGATTTTCCAAAGAAATGTCCATATACTTTCCAGCAGATTTTAGAATATGAACCATGGATTGAAAATTAA
- the tyrS gene encoding tyrosine--tRNA ligase — protein sequence MLPAEKQLEIIKKGVLEIISEEELLKKLKEERPLIVKAGFDPTAPDLHLGHTVLLQKLRDFQQLGHTVFFIIGDFTAMIGDPSGRDQTRPPLTKEQVLENAKTYKEQVFKVLDPEKTVVVFNSEWLGKMTAEDLIKLTAKYTVARMLEREDFKKRFKENIPISIHEFIYPLLQAYDSVAIKADVELGGSDQRFNLLIGRDIQKEYGIESPQVAILLPLLVGTDGVKKMSKSYGNYIGITEPPEEMFGKIMSISDELMWQYWELLTDLTLEEISKLKDLHPMEVKKQLGMYIVERFHGKEDALKAKEHFEKVHSKKEIPEDIPVFKLSEINTDETELFEIIFKLNLTETKAEAKRLIKQGGVKVNGEKITDPMYKPDLSRELIIQVGKRKFAKIIPS from the coding sequence ATGCTACCTGCAGAGAAACAGCTTGAAATTATAAAAAAAGGTGTTTTAGAAATAATATCCGAAGAAGAATTACTTAAAAAATTGAAAGAAGAAAGACCTTTGATAGTAAAAGCTGGATTTGACCCTACTGCACCGGATTTACATCTTGGACACACAGTTTTACTTCAAAAGCTGAGAGATTTTCAACAACTTGGACATACAGTATTTTTCATAATCGGTGATTTTACGGCAATGATAGGAGACCCTTCAGGAAGAGACCAAACAAGACCACCGCTAACAAAAGAGCAGGTCTTAGAAAATGCAAAAACATATAAAGAGCAAGTATTTAAAGTGTTAGACCCGGAAAAAACAGTAGTGGTCTTTAACAGTGAATGGCTTGGGAAAATGACAGCTGAGGACTTGATAAAACTTACAGCAAAATACACCGTTGCAAGAATGTTAGAAAGAGAAGACTTTAAGAAAAGGTTTAAAGAAAATATACCTATCTCAATACATGAGTTCATATATCCGCTACTGCAAGCTTATGACTCAGTTGCCATTAAAGCAGATGTGGAACTTGGCGGTTCTGACCAAAGATTTAACTTATTAATAGGAAGGGATATTCAAAAAGAATATGGAATTGAAAGTCCTCAGGTAGCGATACTGCTTCCTCTTTTAGTTGGAACAGACGGCGTTAAGAAAATGAGCAAATCTTACGGAAACTATATTGGAATAACCGAACCGCCGGAAGAAATGTTTGGAAAAATAATGTCTATTTCTGATGAACTTATGTGGCAGTATTGGGAATTATTAACAGATTTAACATTAGAGGAAATAAGCAAGCTTAAAGATTTACATCCCATGGAAGTTAAAAAACAGCTTGGAATGTATATTGTTGAAAGATTTCATGGTAAAGAAGATGCATTAAAAGCAAAAGAACATTTTGAAAAGGTTCATTCTAAAAAAGAAATTCCAGAAGATATCCCGGTGTTTAAACTCTCTGAAATTAATACTGATGAAACAGAGCTTTTTGAAATAATATTTAAACTAAATTTAACAGAAACAAAAGCGGAAGCTAAAAGACTTATAAAACAAGGCGGAGTTAAAGTTAACGGAGAAAAAATCACAGACCCAATGTATAAGCCGGATTTAAGTAGGGAGCTTATCATTCAGGTAGGAAAAAGAAAGTTTGCTAAAATTATTCCAAGCTAA